A genomic segment from Variovorax paradoxus B4 encodes:
- a CDS encoding ATP-binding protein, with amino-acid sequence MVKRAGVDVVAAAVRGQALPSPGLKGAPVLELMCSHFVLTLAAKQGPRFNVRRDINGLLSLTGRHLVWPVAVLQRLREFLGRRCVGNEAWKGVENFDGRTLLERHGVWRGPYEEGTLFFYLDEYAKDYPKDLLSVLAVTRDWLTHALRKQSTLVEKNIDALAGLLQLNKAERALLLYGTLARYQRDLRSLLVEFKVNNAPEAYAAIADIAGVNATEVGEALRAGSRLERIGLVENLISEHNITDLADLMKVSEKLPPVLMREYRDHNELMAVFTRPSAKSALTTHDFSFVQEDAQMLVTLLRAAVARKEPGVNVLLYGPPGTGKTELAKVVAQAAGLELFEVEYADRDGNSLSGRDRYRSLQIAQVFLKGSAQAALLFDEVEDVFPPISTEAAQFMARAEQIPAPTSGSVSGKAWVNQILEANPVPTLWVTNRIEQIDPAFRRRFAYHLELKSPPPGAREQLVKKTLEGIVVSEAFTAKLAERKGLTPAQIRTAVRFAGLAQTADGASMEALIERQLKNADLALGTLDTGLGERRSVTTYDLDMLNVETRFEIPRIVAAIKARGHGTLCFYGAPGTGKTALAEHIAKAIGRPLIIKQASDLMSKYVGETEQNMAAMFKEAEAEKAVLLLDEADSFLQDRRGAQRTYEVTEVNEMLQGMERFNGVFICTTNLLDRLDQAALRRFTFKIKFMPLTAPQRERMFVTEALAGDAALLTGEIKARLAQLHQLCPGDFAAVKRQTDILAVEFSAAEFLDQLEAEHRIKPEVRESRGIGFMQ; translated from the coding sequence ATGGTCAAGCGTGCGGGTGTCGATGTGGTGGCTGCTGCGGTTCGCGGGCAGGCATTGCCGTCGCCTGGGCTCAAGGGTGCGCCGGTGCTCGAGCTGATGTGTTCGCACTTCGTGCTCACGCTGGCCGCCAAGCAGGGGCCGCGCTTCAACGTGCGCCGGGACATCAACGGCCTGCTCTCGCTCACCGGCCGCCACCTGGTGTGGCCGGTTGCCGTGCTGCAGCGGCTGCGCGAGTTCCTCGGCCGGCGCTGCGTCGGCAACGAGGCCTGGAAGGGCGTCGAGAATTTCGACGGCCGCACGCTGCTCGAGCGGCATGGCGTGTGGCGCGGGCCCTACGAGGAAGGCACGCTGTTCTTCTATCTCGACGAATACGCCAAGGACTACCCGAAGGACCTGCTCTCGGTGCTGGCCGTCACGCGCGACTGGCTCACGCATGCGCTACGCAAGCAGTCGACGTTGGTCGAGAAGAACATCGACGCGCTCGCGGGCCTCTTGCAGCTCAACAAGGCCGAGCGCGCGCTGCTGCTCTACGGCACGCTGGCGCGCTATCAGCGCGACCTGCGTTCGCTGCTGGTCGAGTTCAAGGTCAACAACGCGCCCGAGGCCTATGCCGCCATTGCCGACATCGCGGGCGTCAATGCCACCGAGGTGGGCGAGGCCTTGCGGGCGGGCTCTCGGCTGGAGCGCATCGGCCTGGTCGAGAACCTGATTTCCGAGCACAACATCACCGACCTGGCCGACCTGATGAAGGTCAGCGAGAAGCTGCCGCCGGTGCTGATGCGCGAATACCGCGACCACAACGAATTGATGGCCGTGTTCACGCGGCCTTCCGCCAAGAGTGCGCTCACCACGCACGACTTTTCCTTCGTCCAGGAAGACGCGCAGATGCTCGTCACGCTGCTGCGCGCGGCGGTGGCGCGCAAGGAGCCCGGCGTCAACGTGCTGCTCTACGGGCCGCCCGGCACCGGCAAGACCGAGCTCGCCAAGGTGGTGGCGCAGGCGGCGGGGCTCGAGCTGTTCGAGGTCGAATACGCCGACCGCGACGGCAACTCGCTGAGTGGCCGCGACCGCTACCGCTCGCTGCAGATCGCGCAGGTGTTTCTCAAGGGCAGCGCGCAGGCCGCGCTGCTGTTCGACGAAGTCGAGGACGTGTTTCCGCCCATCAGCACCGAGGCCGCGCAGTTCATGGCGCGCGCCGAGCAGATTCCGGCGCCCACCAGCGGCAGCGTGAGCGGCAAGGCCTGGGTCAACCAGATCCTCGAGGCCAACCCGGTGCCCACGCTCTGGGTCACCAACCGCATCGAGCAGATCGACCCGGCGTTCCGGCGCCGCTTCGCCTATCACCTGGAACTCAAGTCGCCGCCGCCCGGTGCGCGCGAGCAGCTGGTGAAGAAAACGCTCGAAGGCATCGTCGTGTCCGAGGCCTTCACCGCCAAGCTGGCCGAGCGCAAGGGCCTCACGCCCGCGCAGATCCGCACCGCGGTGCGCTTTGCGGGGCTGGCGCAGACCGCCGACGGCGCGTCGATGGAGGCGCTGATCGAGCGCCAGCTCAAGAACGCCGACCTCGCGCTCGGCACGCTCGACACCGGCCTGGGCGAGCGGCGCAGCGTCACCACCTACGACCTCGACATGCTCAACGTCGAGACCCGCTTCGAGATCCCGCGCATCGTGGCGGCGATCAAGGCGCGCGGCCACGGCACGCTGTGCTTCTACGGCGCGCCCGGCACCGGCAAGACCGCGCTGGCGGAGCACATCGCCAAGGCCATCGGCCGGCCGCTGATCATCAAGCAGGCCAGCGACCTCATGAGCAAGTACGTCGGCGAAACCGAGCAGAACATGGCGGCCATGTTCAAGGAAGCCGAAGCCGAGAAGGCCGTGCTGCTGCTCGACGAGGCCGACAGCTTCCTGCAGGACCGGCGCGGCGCGCAGCGCACCTACGAAGTGACCGAGGTCAACGAGATGCTGCAAGGCATGGAGCGCTTCAACGGCGTCTTCATCTGCACCACCAACCTGCTCGACCGGCTCGACCAGGCGGCGCTCAGGCGCTTCACCTTCAAGATCAAGTTCATGCCGCTCACCGCGCCGCAGCGCGAGCGCATGTTCGTGACCGAGGCGCTGGCGGGCGATGCCGCGCTGCTCACCGGGGAGATCAAGGCGCGGCTGGCGCAATTGCACCAGCTGTGCCCGGGGGATTTCGCGGCCGTGAAGCGGCAGACGGATATTCTCGCGGTCGAGTTCTCGGCCGCCGAATTCCTGGACCAGCTCGAGGCCGAGCATCGCATCAAGCCCGAGGTGCGCGAGTCGCGCGGCATCGGCTTCATGCAGTAG
- a CDS encoding S41 family peptidase, which translates to MRRAARRRQPRNGAAYPDKPGTLTDEKRWVRGWIDETYLWYGEVPTTLKAADYATPVAYFSVLKSPALTASGRAKDRFHYVYDTERYRQLSENGVAPGYGMEFAFVRNSRPRDLRIAFTEPGSPAATAGIARGAKVLEIDGVNVVSSTNTTAINRGISPTTIGESHTFVFEVGGVRQAPVTLEAASITRTPVQNVKSIDTGSGRVGYLLFNDHITTSESQLVNAFNQFRQDGVQDLVLDMRYNGGGQLNIANRLASMVSSSATTSGKVFERLAFNDKNPFHLTLAQTIYTFLGTSRTGATLPRLGLPQVTVLVGPDTCSASEAVVNGLRGIDVKVNLVGGTTCGKPYGFSPQDNCGTSYFAIQFQGVNNKNFGDYGDGFAPDCAVADDFDHPLGDPAEARLAAALAMRNGGACPVSASAKTQPGLEKSETADEQPYLLHRSPLREMRLVEAAPSPG; encoded by the coding sequence GTGCGCCGCGCCGCGCGCCGGCGTCAACCCCGCAACGGGGCGGCGTACCCCGACAAGCCCGGCACGCTGACCGACGAGAAGCGCTGGGTGCGCGGCTGGATCGACGAGACCTACCTCTGGTACGGCGAGGTGCCCACCACCCTCAAGGCCGCCGACTACGCCACGCCGGTGGCCTACTTCAGCGTGCTCAAGAGCCCCGCCCTCACGGCGTCGGGCCGCGCGAAGGACCGCTTTCACTACGTGTACGACACCGAGCGCTACCGGCAGCTCTCGGAGAATGGCGTGGCGCCGGGCTACGGCATGGAGTTCGCGTTCGTGCGCAACTCGCGTCCGCGCGACCTGCGCATCGCGTTCACCGAACCCGGTTCGCCCGCGGCCACGGCGGGCATCGCGCGCGGCGCCAAGGTGCTCGAAATCGATGGCGTCAATGTGGTCTCAAGCACCAACACCACCGCAATCAACCGCGGCATCTCGCCCACCACCATCGGCGAATCGCACACCTTCGTCTTCGAGGTGGGCGGCGTCCGGCAGGCGCCCGTCACGCTGGAAGCCGCAAGCATCACGCGCACGCCGGTGCAGAACGTCAAGAGCATCGACACCGGCAGCGGCCGCGTCGGCTATCTGCTCTTCAACGACCACATCACGACCTCCGAGTCGCAGCTTGTCAACGCCTTCAACCAGTTCAGGCAGGACGGCGTGCAGGACCTGGTGCTCGACATGCGCTACAACGGCGGCGGCCAGCTCAACATCGCCAACCGGCTCGCCTCCATGGTGTCTTCATCGGCCACCACCTCGGGCAAGGTTTTCGAGCGCCTGGCCTTCAACGACAAGAACCCGTTCCACCTGACGCTGGCGCAGACCATCTATACCTTCCTCGGCACCAGCCGCACGGGCGCGACGCTGCCAAGGCTCGGCCTCCCGCAGGTCACGGTGCTGGTCGGTCCCGACACCTGCTCGGCCAGCGAGGCGGTCGTCAACGGCCTGCGCGGCATCGACGTCAAGGTCAATCTCGTGGGCGGCACCACCTGCGGCAAGCCCTATGGCTTCTCTCCGCAGGACAACTGCGGCACCAGCTATTTCGCGATCCAGTTCCAGGGCGTCAACAACAAGAACTTCGGCGACTACGGCGACGGATTCGCGCCCGACTGCGCCGTCGCCGACGATTTCGACCACCCGCTCGGCGACCCGGCCGAGGCGCGGCTGGCGGCCGCGCTTGCCATGCGCAACGGCGGCGCCTGCCCCGTTTCGGCCTCGGCCAAGACCCAGCCGGGGCTCGAGAAATCCGAGACGGCCGACGAGCAGCCCTACCTGCTCCATCGCTCGCCGCTGCGCGAAATGCGCCTGGTCGAAGCCGCTCCGTCGCCGGGCTGA
- a CDS encoding nucleoside hydrolase: MTIRIQRRRWMAAALLATALSACGGGGGGNSGIGLAPGFGASPPPAQKIIIDSDYNTMSDDGQLGVMAAQLQAEGKVQVMGISVVSGNQWLRQGVADALMSVERLGVGDRIGIYAGANYAFNHDHATIEAEMAAGSGGDGYLGAWSSPEPKTDADLKPSPDGFATHTVLQRRSAVDFIVDTVKANPNEITILAIGPLTNIALAVKQNPEIVPLIKKIIYMGGAVDVPGNTTRYAEFNWWFDPDAAQFVVRLPIPQVVVPLDVTDTVFLTKPIYDRIAHPATPTAVTEVFRKLNGYGFSGTNGFENNPAYTQNIWDTLTLAYLIDPGYATETVERYVDVVAKPGAADNGRSVGYASRPAGPVLQKMTVVKKFDNARFFDLYVDLLTRPVPVALRPSN; encoded by the coding sequence ATGACGATTCGGATTCAGCGACGCAGGTGGATGGCGGCGGCTTTGCTCGCCACGGCGCTCTCGGCCTGTGGAGGCGGCGGTGGCGGCAACAGCGGCATCGGGCTCGCACCGGGTTTCGGCGCTTCGCCGCCTCCGGCGCAGAAGATCATCATCGACAGCGACTACAACACCATGAGCGACGACGGCCAGCTCGGCGTCATGGCCGCGCAGCTGCAGGCCGAGGGCAAGGTGCAGGTCATGGGCATCAGCGTGGTGTCGGGCAACCAGTGGCTCAGGCAGGGCGTGGCCGACGCGCTGATGTCGGTCGAGCGGCTGGGCGTGGGCGACCGCATCGGCATCTATGCCGGTGCGAATTACGCGTTCAACCACGACCACGCGACCATCGAGGCCGAGATGGCGGCCGGCTCCGGCGGCGACGGCTACCTGGGCGCCTGGAGTTCGCCCGAGCCCAAGACCGATGCCGACCTGAAGCCCTCGCCCGACGGCTTTGCCACCCACACGGTGCTCCAGCGCAGGAGCGCGGTCGACTTCATTGTCGACACCGTGAAGGCCAACCCCAACGAGATCACCATCCTGGCCATCGGCCCGCTCACCAACATCGCGCTCGCGGTCAAGCAGAACCCCGAGATCGTGCCGCTGATCAAGAAGATCATCTACATGGGCGGCGCGGTCGACGTGCCGGGCAACACCACCAGGTACGCCGAGTTCAACTGGTGGTTCGACCCCGACGCCGCGCAGTTCGTGGTGCGGCTGCCGATTCCGCAGGTGGTGGTGCCGCTGGACGTGACCGACACCGTGTTCCTGACCAAGCCGATCTACGACCGCATCGCGCATCCGGCCACGCCCACCGCCGTGACCGAGGTGTTCCGCAAGCTCAACGGCTACGGCTTCAGCGGCACCAACGGCTTCGAGAACAACCCGGCCTACACGCAGAACATCTGGGACACGCTCACGCTCGCCTATCTCATCGACCCGGGCTATGCCACCGAAACCGTCGAGCGCTACGTCGACGTGGTCGCCAAGCCCGGCGCCGCCGACAACGGCCGCTCCGTCGGCTATGCCTCGCGGCCCGCGGGGCCGGTGCTGCAGAAGATGACGGTGGTGAAGAAGTTCGACAACGCGCGCTTCTTCGATCTCTATGTCGACCTGCTCACGCGTCCGGTGCCGGTCGCGCTGCGGCCCTCCAACTGA
- the recQ gene encoding DNA helicase RecQ, with protein sequence MSSLAPLPLDAPGSSSAPADILHEVFGYSQFRGPQQDIVDHVVGGGDALVLMPTGGGKSLCYQIPAIARQRAGRGVSVVVSPLIALMHDQVGALHEAGVNAAFLNSTLDWEQTQDVERRMLRGEITLLYAAPERVNTPRFLSQLDSLKERGKLSLFAIDEAHCVSQWGHDFRPEYRALTVLHERYPGVPRIALTATADALTRADIVERLQLEEARQFVSSFDRPNIRYTIVEKKDATTQLLRFIERDHEGDAGVVYCQSRKRVEDVAVMLRDAGINALPYHAGLDAAVRQKHQDRFLREEGVVMVATIAFGMGIDKPDVRFVGHLDMPKNIEGYYQETGRAGRDGAPADAWMTYGLQDVVNQRRMIDESPAGEEFKQVMRGKLDALLSLAEASDCRRVRLLGYFGEKSTPCGNCDNCLNPPQVWDGTDAARKLLSTIYRVQQLSGISFGAGHIMDILRGKETEKVKQFGHERISTFGIGAEFSEVQLRGVLRQLIATGALAVDAEAFNTLKLTEGSRAVLKGEANVTLRESVSSPAARGGKPRREKAARGAPSPAAAALDADGQKRFEALKAWRAEVAREHNLPAYVIFHDATLAAISERAPATLEDLQGISGIGTKKLEAYGSEVLRVCSAF encoded by the coding sequence GTGTCCTCGCTCGCTCCCCTCCCCCTCGACGCCCCCGGCAGCAGCAGCGCCCCCGCCGACATCCTTCACGAAGTCTTCGGCTATTCGCAGTTCCGCGGGCCGCAGCAAGACATCGTCGACCACGTGGTGGGCGGCGGAGACGCACTGGTGCTGATGCCCACGGGCGGCGGCAAGTCGCTGTGCTACCAGATCCCGGCCATTGCGCGGCAGCGTGCGGGGCGCGGTGTCTCGGTGGTGGTGTCGCCACTGATCGCGCTGATGCACGACCAGGTCGGCGCGCTGCACGAGGCCGGGGTCAACGCGGCCTTCCTGAATTCCACGCTCGACTGGGAGCAGACGCAGGACGTGGAGCGCCGCATGCTGCGCGGCGAGATCACGCTGCTGTATGCAGCGCCCGAGCGCGTGAACACGCCGCGCTTTCTCTCGCAGCTCGATTCGCTGAAGGAGCGCGGCAAGCTCTCGCTGTTCGCGATCGACGAGGCGCATTGCGTGAGCCAGTGGGGCCACGACTTCCGGCCCGAATACCGCGCGCTGACGGTGCTGCACGAGCGCTATCCGGGCGTACCGCGCATCGCCCTCACCGCCACCGCCGATGCGCTCACGCGCGCCGACATCGTCGAGCGGCTTCAGTTGGAAGAAGCGCGCCAGTTCGTCTCCAGCTTCGACCGGCCGAACATCCGCTACACCATCGTCGAGAAGAAGGACGCGACCACGCAGCTGCTGCGCTTCATCGAACGCGATCATGAGGGCGACGCTGGCGTGGTCTATTGCCAGTCGCGCAAGCGCGTGGAAGACGTGGCCGTGATGCTGCGCGATGCCGGCATCAACGCGCTGCCCTACCACGCGGGCCTGGACGCGGCGGTGCGCCAGAAGCACCAGGACCGCTTCCTGCGCGAAGAGGGCGTGGTGATGGTCGCGACCATCGCCTTCGGCATGGGCATCGACAAGCCCGACGTGCGCTTCGTCGGCCACCTCGACATGCCCAAGAACATCGAGGGCTACTACCAGGAAACCGGCCGCGCGGGCCGCGATGGCGCGCCGGCCGACGCCTGGATGACCTACGGCCTGCAGGACGTGGTGAACCAGCGCCGCATGATCGACGAGAGCCCCGCGGGCGAAGAGTTCAAGCAGGTGATGCGCGGCAAGCTCGATGCGCTGCTCTCGCTGGCCGAGGCGAGCGACTGCCGCCGCGTGCGTCTGCTCGGCTACTTCGGCGAGAAGAGCACGCCCTGCGGCAACTGCGACAACTGCCTGAACCCGCCGCAGGTGTGGGACGGCACCGATGCCGCGCGAAAGCTGCTCTCCACCATCTACCGTGTGCAGCAGCTCAGCGGCATCAGCTTTGGCGCGGGCCACATCATGGACATCCTGCGCGGCAAGGAAACCGAGAAGGTCAAGCAGTTCGGGCATGAGCGCATCAGCACCTTCGGCATCGGCGCGGAGTTCAGCGAAGTGCAGTTGCGCGGCGTGCTGCGGCAGCTCATCGCCACGGGCGCGCTGGCCGTCGATGCGGAAGCCTTCAATACGCTGAAGCTCACGGAAGGCTCGCGCGCAGTGCTCAAGGGCGAAGCGAACGTGACGCTGCGCGAGTCGGTTTCGTCGCCGGCCGCGCGCGGCGGCAAGCCCCGGCGCGAGAAAGCGGCGCGCGGCGCCCCGTCTCCCGCGGCCGCGGCACTCGACGCCGACGGCCAGAAGCGCTTCGAGGCGCTCAAGGCCTGGCGCGCGGAAGTGGCGCGCGAGCACAACCTGCCGGCCTACGTGATCTTTCACGACGCCACGCTGGCGGCAATTTCCGAACGCGCGCCTGCGACGCTCGAAGACCTGCAGGGCATCAGCGGCATCGGCACCAAGAAGCTCGAGGCCTACGGCTCCGAGGTGCTGCGCGTCTGCAGCGCGTTCTAG
- a CDS encoding ABC transporter substrate-binding protein: protein MVKTVVVKVASLLAAGACAAGMAQTAAAQETKIALGMSGWTGFAPLSLADKAGIFKKNGLDVELKMIPQKDRHLALAAGAIQCAATTVETHVAWNANGVPIVQIFQMDKSYGADGLAVRNDVKSFADLKGKTIGVSAPGTAPYFGLAWMLNKNGMTLKDVKVVSLEPQPAAQAFVAGQNDAAMTYEPYLSTVRANPTAGKILATTLDYPMVMDTVGCAPTWLKANAKAAAALTKSYFDALDMIKADPAKANELMGSAVKQTGEQFAKSSAYLRWQDKAANQKFFAGELTSFMKEATPILLEAGVIRKAPEDYAATFDASFVK from the coding sequence ATGGTCAAGACGGTAGTTGTGAAAGTCGCTTCGCTGCTGGCAGCAGGTGCGTGTGCAGCAGGCATGGCCCAAACGGCCGCCGCGCAGGAAACCAAGATCGCGCTCGGCATGTCGGGCTGGACCGGCTTCGCGCCGCTCTCGCTGGCCGACAAGGCCGGCATCTTCAAGAAGAACGGCCTGGACGTCGAGCTCAAGATGATTCCGCAGAAGGACCGCCACCTGGCGCTGGCCGCGGGCGCCATCCAGTGCGCGGCCACCACGGTGGAAACGCACGTGGCCTGGAACGCCAACGGCGTGCCCATCGTGCAGATCTTCCAGATGGACAAGTCCTACGGCGCCGACGGCCTCGCGGTGCGCAACGACGTGAAGAGCTTCGCCGACCTCAAGGGCAAGACCATCGGCGTGAGCGCGCCCGGCACCGCGCCTTACTTCGGCCTGGCCTGGATGCTCAACAAGAACGGCATGACGCTGAAGGACGTGAAGGTGGTCTCGCTCGAGCCGCAGCCCGCGGCGCAAGCCTTCGTGGCCGGCCAGAACGATGCCGCCATGACCTACGAGCCCTACCTGTCGACCGTGCGCGCCAACCCCACCGCCGGCAAGATCCTGGCCACCACGCTCGACTACCCGATGGTGATGGACACCGTGGGCTGCGCGCCCACCTGGCTCAAGGCCAACGCCAAGGCCGCCGCCGCGCTCACCAAGTCGTACTTCGACGCGCTCGACATGATCAAGGCCGACCCGGCCAAGGCCAACGAACTCATGGGCTCGGCCGTGAAGCAGACCGGCGAGCAGTTCGCCAAGTCGTCGGCCTACCTGCGCTGGCAGGACAAGGCGGCCAACCAGAAATTCTTCGCGGGCGAGCTCACCAGCTTCATGAAGGAAGCCACGCCCATCCTGCTGGAGGCCGGCGTGATCCGCAAGGCGCCTGAAGACTACGCAGCCACCTTCGATGCAAGCTTCGTCAAGTAA
- a CDS encoding ABC transporter permease, translating into MQASSSKALPQVPPRAAPPASSVSPQAAAPVRRRSLAPLEPIGGRARVLLGLGFFVAFVLVWSIATLGGFVPPTFLASPVTMLKEGWMLFAEFGFIGDVGMTVWRVFGGFLLAAVLAVPLGIAMGTWKAVEAFFEPFVSFCRYLPASAFIPLLILWAGLGEMQKLLVIFIGSFFQIVLMVAVTVGGARRDLVEAAYTLGAKSRGIVARVLIPGAAPGIAETLRLVLGWAWTYVIVAELIGSSSGIGHMITDSQALLNTGQIIFGIIVIGVIGLVSDFAFKALNRRMFAWAAL; encoded by the coding sequence ATGCAAGCTTCGTCAAGTAAGGCACTGCCGCAGGTGCCGCCGCGCGCGGCGCCGCCTGCATCGTCCGTTTCCCCCCAGGCCGCCGCGCCCGTGCGGCGCCGTTCGCTCGCGCCGCTCGAGCCCATCGGCGGGCGTGCCCGCGTGCTGCTCGGCCTCGGCTTCTTCGTGGCCTTCGTGCTCGTGTGGTCCATTGCCACGCTCGGCGGCTTTGTGCCGCCGACCTTCCTGGCCAGCCCGGTGACCATGCTGAAGGAAGGCTGGATGCTGTTCGCCGAGTTCGGCTTCATCGGCGACGTGGGCATGACCGTGTGGCGCGTGTTCGGCGGCTTCCTGCTGGCCGCCGTGCTGGCGGTGCCGCTGGGCATTGCCATGGGCACCTGGAAGGCCGTGGAGGCCTTCTTCGAGCCCTTCGTCTCGTTCTGCCGTTACCTGCCGGCCTCCGCCTTCATTCCGCTGCTCATCCTGTGGGCGGGCCTGGGCGAGATGCAGAAGCTGCTGGTGATCTTCATCGGCTCGTTCTTCCAGATCGTGCTGATGGTGGCAGTCACGGTGGGCGGCGCGCGGCGCGACCTCGTCGAGGCCGCCTACACGCTGGGCGCGAAGAGCCGCGGCATCGTGGCGCGCGTGCTCATCCCGGGCGCCGCACCCGGCATTGCCGAGACGCTGCGCCTGGTGCTCGGCTGGGCCTGGACCTACGTGATCGTGGCGGAACTCATCGGCTCCTCGTCGGGCATCGGCCACATGATCACCGACAGCCAGGCGCTCCTGAACACCGGGCAGATCATCTTCGGGATCATCGTGATCGGCGTCATCGGGCTGGTGTCCGACTTCGCTTTCAAGGCGCTCAACCGCCGCATGTTCGCCTGGGCTGCACTCTGA
- a CDS encoding ABC transporter ATP-binding protein yields the protein MKDQLSIQGVSRVFAGTKGQSTQALLPIDFEVRENDFVTILGPSGCGKSTLLRIVAGLDFPTTGQVLLDGERIDGPGADRGVVFQSYTLFPWLTVAQNIRFGLRERGMSEADQKERSEFFIAKVGLRGFEHHFPKQLSGGMQQRTAIARALANDPKMLLLDEPFGALDNQTRVLMQELLLGIWESARKTVLFVTHDIDEAIFMANRVAVFSARPGRIKTEIAVDFPHPRSYTIKTSPEFMEIKARLTEEIRAESMAAAEH from the coding sequence ATGAAGGACCAACTTTCCATCCAGGGCGTGTCGCGCGTCTTCGCCGGCACCAAGGGCCAGAGCACGCAGGCGCTGCTGCCCATCGACTTCGAGGTGCGCGAGAACGACTTCGTCACCATCCTCGGCCCCTCGGGCTGCGGCAAGTCGACGCTGCTGCGCATCGTCGCGGGGCTGGACTTTCCGACCACCGGCCAGGTGCTGCTCGACGGCGAGCGCATCGACGGCCCGGGCGCGGACCGCGGCGTGGTGTTCCAGAGCTACACGCTGTTCCCGTGGCTCACGGTGGCGCAGAACATCCGCTTCGGCCTGCGCGAGCGCGGCATGAGCGAGGCCGACCAGAAGGAGCGCAGCGAGTTCTTCATCGCCAAGGTGGGCCTGCGCGGCTTCGAGCACCATTTTCCGAAGCAGCTCTCGGGCGGCATGCAGCAGCGCACCGCGATTGCGCGCGCGCTCGCCAACGACCCCAAGATGCTGCTGCTGGACGAGCCCTTCGGCGCGCTCGACAACCAGACCCGCGTGCTGATGCAGGAGCTCTTGCTCGGCATCTGGGAGTCGGCGCGCAAGACGGTGCTGTTCGTCACGCACGACATCGACGAGGCGATCTTCATGGCCAACCGCGTGGCGGTGTTCAGCGCGCGGCCGGGGCGCATCAAGACCGAGATCGCGGTCGACTTCCCGCATCCGCGCAGCTACACCATCAAGACCTCGCCGGAGTTCATGGAAATCAAGGCGCGGCTGACCGAAGAGATCCGCGCCGAGTCGATGGCCGCGGCCGAGCACTGA